The segment TTTCCGATGACCAATCAATCAAACATGTCAGACAAGAGCCCGACCACTAACAATGCGTCTCTCTCTGAACTGATGCATGAATCGACCTGCCCCGCTTGTGGGCATCATGTCGCTGTGACTTTCTATCGTGGTGGAAGCCTTCCATTGACGACACAGGCCTGGCCGCAAAGTGCCCAAGAAGCCCATGAGATGCCGCGGCACCCTCACGAGTTCGTGCGCTGTATTGATTGCGGCCACGTTTTCAACCGAGAGTTTCGGTATGAAAACGTCCCATACCAAACCAAACCAAACCTGATGTATAACCGGGGAAAGACCTGGGAAGCACATATTGAACGGGTGAAACAACTGTTACTCGATCAACTTCCGGAAGTCCCCACCGTCGTCGAAATCGGTTGTGGCGACGGCACCCTGCTCTGCTCCATGGCTGCCGCACGGCCACAAGGACGTTTCTACGGATTCGACCCGAACGCCCAGATAGAAACAGGCGGTGGTTTAATCGAAGCGCGTGCAACGCTGTTTGAACCATCGAAACACATTGCCGAACTGAAGCCTGACTTAATCATCAGTCGACACGTTCTTGAGCATTTGATGAATCCACTTGGCTTTGTGCAACAGGTCGCCTTCGCATCCAGTTGGGAAGATGCCCAGACAAAGCTATATATTGAAGTCCCTTGTATCGATCGTGTTTTTGAACTCAACCGAACAATCGATTTTTACTACGAACATCGGTCCCATTTTACATCAAACTCATTGACCAAGATGCTGGAACGGTGTTCGTCTGAAGTCGAAATGATTGCCACAGGATATAACAACGAAGTGGTCATGGGGCTGGCCAGTTTCGGAAAAGAAAC is part of the Polystyrenella longa genome and harbors:
- a CDS encoding class I SAM-dependent methyltransferase gives rise to the protein MTNQSNMSDKSPTTNNASLSELMHESTCPACGHHVAVTFYRGGSLPLTTQAWPQSAQEAHEMPRHPHEFVRCIDCGHVFNREFRYENVPYQTKPNLMYNRGKTWEAHIERVKQLLLDQLPEVPTVVEIGCGDGTLLCSMAAARPQGRFYGFDPNAQIETGGGLIEARATLFEPSKHIAELKPDLIISRHVLEHLMNPLGFVQQVAFASSWEDAQTKLYIEVPCIDRVFELNRTIDFYYEHRSHFTSNSLTKMLERCSSEVEMIATGYNNEVVMGLASFGKETESIEVAQEAIQFSHGAMEAKNRVRTQLKNLQAAGKRIAIWGGTGKAASFINQFDLDEKSFPLIVDSDAAKVGTHVPGMGQKILYRDLLVRQPADVILIATQWRARDIAMEIESAGIQADSLLVEWRGELIDYHLNADLFDTNRGETLASKSNKDHRPPERAPHLFQPFPETVQQIEDIT